The window atcataattttatgaacagtaaaattgtggtaaagaattgacagtaatttctataccacttatatgcattatttatttgtggccctggatggggactggctttttgttttccaagtaagttcactgaaaaatgaagacacacaacaaaataaaatgtttcacatacacctatacgaatccagaaatgaaatttattattaatttcataatatgtgtaatataaagttaatacataaagttccagtaatcaacatacttaatgggaatgcataaaagaaaaaaaaatgtttcaaaccccaatacttacagttgcccaggtgtttattacatacagacctcaataagaacacccgggtaaatcatcaagaggaactgccagtacttcactgtctccatctacttgctgtgtcgtaacctcaaattcttcgctgtcactgtcttcacttgaactatcctcgccgaggtggatgatgagtggaggaatggtgccgctgtctatgtggacttctctctcccagtctgcttgaattagcttctccacgtgatccacacacctcgcccatctaaaaaaattaatgtatacagtaaaaccactatataaatgacctgtttatagcaaaaaccactctataacaaaatatgtttgtttctgtcaaaacggcatagtaaacaatgcatggcatgctctttattacatacaattttgaactcactccacaagaaactatttttaaacacaacaaaactcatttaatgtgttttcctcaactatcaaagctattatttaatacttgaagtaacatgttttgttttatgttatctgaaaaaaaaaatttatagtggtttattcaagatataataaagctgtaaatattttctatgttatcaataaaggcttagaatgcatatgataaaatatttatttcataagttttgtgtttgtttttggtaaaaatttgtcccagacaaaaacagtgagatatagcgaaaatttaattttttgaatagttttgatgatttactgtatatgtatttcactataataacataacttttgaaaatactaatgtgcaagaactacatgtgtaaatacctattcaagttcgctagatgaaaatattcaaaattctctacgttgaaattttatctgaatattgaaatctgcatacagcactgaacccaccataactttaaagtcattgacacaagatcaagcataacagaaagtaatatcacaattactaataaatacaaaactatttatggaaatgaaacaattgcaaatggactgcaattacaaaaaaaaaaaccttgcaactaagtcaccactgttagatctagaaactacacagatatgtatgaatcacatgggaatataattacaaacacaaacacaaacacaaacacgaacacaaacacatacatgcaacacattttcaaaacgaaaactacacaaattcaaaccacttatttttaccaattgttttaaaactgtattactggtatatgaatatacacaaaatgataatcacactatacacacactagcacacaaagttatcaaaaggaatggtaggaccaggctgctaggcaacaatacttacgtattatgtaaaaatgtatggtaagggttttgctgaagcttgaggaatgttctacaggaaaataaaacaatttctacttcaaaaggaataccccattggtcatgcaacatgaaaatacctctctggtgtagaagcatcaagagcctctttccagatggctgcaactgcatcattgtaatggtgtttacattgagcccaaactagttcgattgcattatagtggcagtgatagggtgggagtcgtagaatttcgtggccatagttacgagccaactcgtctacctcatatctaaaaagtgtgttagaacaaggcgtatacgtaattttttgcaactatctcacttttaaagaaatgctgtaaaaaaaacgaaataatataccgtattcggggcttgttttgtttagctattctcagcagctccactttcaacaaattattttcatgttttatctcattcttctccagccacgcgatcagtgcatccttggtccagttcgttgcaggtgttttctcaacctacgttatgccaacatttaactaaatactcaagtagctgataagaattcatgacagtagaaccctgttacaattttactgcttataaagttttcctgcctataatgtattatttttcaagtccaatattttccctttaaggacaatgtatttaattcctggatataatgtttcacaaattatgcgtttcgtgcttgtaatgttcacttcataaaattttagaagacgaaaaaaattaaaagcctttgtctatactgtctatgtatatgtgtatgttagcagttaactgcctgttgacacccttggaaaacaaataaattcataaatttttagccattttgtgtgttttcaaatgtattcacttaaatcacatgttcaagtggcaaaagaactggacttaagcatttccaatgtaaacactgtcgtgaattatgacaattatacagaaatgagacaattttacagcaatgagacaatgtgtaagtaaagacaaagcagatagaagctggaagcaccatgatgttaaagaaaaattgtttttggcttgctacaagcaaattggagcatcaaatatatctttatgcagcttgttgagtccattggcaataaatccacactaaaaagtactaaattgaatttcctgcttatgtttttttttcttgtagccccttaaaaacaaattataacagggttctactgtacttatgcaaagcaaacatgtgttttggcatattgtcgtaatgaatttctaaatttaacaaagcatgttagtttagtgactagaaatttttttgaaaatattattttaatttattaagtagggcaacagagcattcataaagtgggtacttttaccaaacaagtaattatgtcattttcaaatgctatttgcaataaaaaaattttatttggtatttcaaaccctctactaaattagtttgcactacgatgtaattcaattactatatatatatatatatatatatatatatatatatatatatatatatgtgtgtgtgtgtgtgtaatcaatttcagctcaaacattatagtttataaaaatgtagtgtaggcatactattaagataacaattattgctggcaaaatgtattagtctcgaatattcgtacttatacacaataataaacacatgtaaatatttcacattacaatttgagcaataaaaagacactgctttaccattgcacatacctgggtgctgtgatatgaagcattgtccattatgatgacactgggttcctcaagatgcaccaacatgtcttcaaaccacatcaagaaagtttccccattcatctccccatggtagtctgcagtcttctgacctgaaacaaaaagtaatcctgctcctggcacaaagccagtgcgccctccagcattaacaacaataaacattttaccatctccaacagtacgtctcttcgcagattgtagactcttgtcctgccatgactttgatacagttcctgaaaaatatatgaaatggaaatgaaatactttgtattggaccacagaacaaattttcaaataaattaatgccttgcctctctggaaaatccatgtttcatcaacaaatatgaaattggcacctctttctttttcttctttatactttctcaagaaatctattcgctgcaatactatgttttcattctctatcaaagcttttcgtccatcaacagttgtccatgaaaatcccatcttctttaacaatttatgaagacttgatcttccaccataataatctatttgtctttccctgatttctttcaaaatggtgtcgactgtaacattcaaacctgtaaatttattgcatacattaacaatacatgaaataacagaggtacacaaaactaagcgaaaccacaaccccgtagaagataatttaagtgcacaatttacatttattaaatagttttaataaacttacatttcaaaaatacttttaaattaatttaaattttgtagtttgcttagaggaattctacattgcagtatttttgtctgcaatgatatgacgattatattgcgcgtttgtattgaagttgtgtaaaacattagtatttcagcattcaatttagcaatcaataagttacaagctctacactgtgttataggtaaatgttttgtatcgtgtatcccatgtgatccctagatctttatgcatgaacctgtacatcctattgatcgtgtggtgcatgctttttttcatttattcagatcaaagatcctgatcataatcaaatattgtggtatagcaagaataattatcataagtttaataaaacatatatattttcattattattcaactttaaatcataactcattactacatcacaggtttttagttttggttttgtacaggatttttaaacgtaataaattagaaaagcaagcatcatcaatcacaggatcaatatttgcaggatcatgcgatcaggatcaatgtatcgaatcggatacgcgatactaaacttttactgttttataaccttctgttacttcatacactaacacacagtttgtctggctaagttgtgttttcatatgatacttcattacaatgaagtaggcctattgtttataaaataacaatacccctatattttctaaagggttaggcggggcatgacactattttgcaatagaatatatattgtactggaccctgccacacagtacaatttagccaattaagtatcccaatttttttttaataaccatgcttgcttagaccacaactcact of the Bacillus rossius redtenbacheri isolate Brsri chromosome 10, Brsri_v3, whole genome shotgun sequence genome contains:
- the LOC134535768 gene encoding uncharacterized protein LOC134535768 isoform X2 codes for the protein MFFFFVRYYKKDIEEVSTPGKKRKKRPQEGKSLDTVNDFTVNAIRNAIYRMYAEGLNVTVDTILKEIRERQIDYYGGRSSLHKLLKKMGFSWTTVDGRKALIENENIVLQRIDFLRKYKEEKERGTVSKSWQDKSLQSAKRRTVGDGKMFIVVNAGGRTGFVPGAGLLFVSGQKTADYHGEMNGETFLMWFEDMLVHLEEPSVIIMDNASYHSTQVEKTPATNWTKDALIAWLEKNEIKHENNLLKVELLRIAKQNKPRIRWARCVDHVEKLIQADWEREVHIDSGTIPPLIIHLGEDSSSEDSDSEEFEVTTQQVDGDSEVLAVPLDDLPGCSY
- the LOC134535768 gene encoding uncharacterized protein LOC134535768 isoform X1, whose amino-acid sequence is MFFFFVRYYKKDIEEVSTPGKKRKKRPQEGKSLDTVNDFTVNAIRNAIYRMYAEGLNVTVDTILKEIRERQIDYYGGRSSLHKLLKKMGFSWTTVDGRKALIENENIVLQRIDFLRKYKEEKERGANFIFVDETWIFQRGKALIYLKICSVVQYKVFHFHFIYFSGTVSKSWQDKSLQSAKRRTVGDGKMFIVVNAGGRTGFVPGAGLLFVSGQKTADYHGEMNGETFLMWFEDMLVHLEEPSVIIMDNASYHSTQVEKTPATNWTKDALIAWLEKNEIKHENNLLKVELLRIAKQNKPRIRWARCVDHVEKLIQADWEREVHIDSGTIPPLIIHLGEDSSSEDSDSEEFEVTTQQVDGDSEVLAVPLDDLPGCSY